A window of the Chloroflexus sp. Y-396-1 genome harbors these coding sequences:
- a CDS encoding SdrD B-like domain-containing protein: MTVSGPVSSSAPTNSSGLVTFSGPPGVYTFTIPTDPTGYTRSPGNTGTAATVLVLSGQTAPAVPFGYYQPAQISGQVFFDGANAPADNAASGEPGVGSVTVRLRDGSDAIITTTTTLPDGTFTISNVALGTYRLEFVNPDATNFSFVAADTADNRVASIVSNNGRTALFTVNASNQSIVRSAALIGKSTVNGITFVDQAYDGQRSGDPALANVTVNLTATVALPNLTTTITRSTTTDSSGNYSFGGLPGGTGAVTFTLSFTPPPATPPYQVTQADVGADATDSDGAADLTDQPLGVGTTASRDQGYYQNVTVQARVFEETATINNTFESSEAGLNGITVTVSGPVSSSAPTNSSGLVTFSGPPGVYTFTIPTDPSGYVRSPGNTGTAATALVLSGQTAPVVPFGYYQPAQISGQVFFDGANAPADNAASSEPGVGSVTVRLRDGSDAIITTTTTLPDGTFTISNVALGTYRLEFVNPDATNFSFVAADTADNRVASIVSNNGRTALFTVNASNQSIVRSAALIGKSTVNGITFVDQAYDGQRSGDPALANVTVNLTATVALPNLTTTITRSTTTDSSGNYSFGGLPGGTGAVTFTLSFTPPPATPPYQVTQADVGADATDSDGAADLTDQPLGVGTTASRDQGYYQNVTVQARVFHETVTINNTFETGEAGLRAVTVNVSGPASGSLTTDLFGLVTFSGPPGVYTFTVPTDPTGYTRSPGNTGTAATALVLSGQTAPAVPFGYYQPAQISGQVFFDGANAPADNAASSEPGVGSVTVRLRDGSDAIITTTTTLPDGTFTISNVALGTYRLEFVNPDPANFSFVAADTADNRVASIVSDNGRTALFTVNASNQSIVRSAALIGKSTVNGITFVDQAYDGQRDTGDPRLANVAVNLTATVALPNLTTTITRSTTTDSSGNYSFGGLPGGTGAVTFTLSFTPPPATPPYQVTQADVGADATDSDGAADLTDQPLGVGTTASRDQGYYQNVTVQARVFEETATINNTFESGESGLENITVNVSGPVSSSAPTNSSGLVTFSGPPGVYTFTIPTDPSGYVRSPGNTGTAATALVLSGQTAPVVPFGYYLPAQINGTVWFDTNSNGIFDSGEPGMENVSVRLVGNNSGAGTPVTTNSSGAFTITGIEPTGLTNSSYQLCFTAPTDFVFTSKGDTLTTDNNSDANPSGCTDSFTIASGVNIGHIDAGLRGALSIGDLIWEDANGNGIQDSGEQALENVTITIQVQTNGGVINSSNPSFTFTTTSTGGSGLSPNYSIGNIPPGSTVTIQAVSRFGYLLTTANQGGDQATDSNAVGSSLTLTTNDITIDFGLYRTTAIGNLVWYDVNGNGVRDTGEPGMPNVTIALRDAAGNTITSTQTQGDGSYAFSNLAPGSYSLRLTIPAGYTTTNNGSGSISIDDDNDFRTDGTTVNFVITSGQALGGVDAGLRGTGSVSGIAWFDTNENNVRDASETDRVSGVRVTVTFTPTLLPALPQIIQVATDTNGAYNVTNLPPGEVAVVFTNLAGYLPAQPNVGGDDTIDSDGPVVSFTLGAGQNAVVDMGYYRRVLVYLPLTMVQVPPDLIVSIQATPANPNLNTPVTYQITVTNVGREPASNFWVDLYVNPRRPPEVNERWNDLSRQGLAWFFAGTLQPGESVTLNSRPRSSTNPYGYDPTTSSPTWNGRLPPGRNTIYVYVDSWNRDESGNVSSPFGAVEEVNETNNRAEITIVVSE, encoded by the coding sequence GTGACTGTGAGCGGGCCGGTGTCCAGTTCGGCACCCACGAACTCATCAGGTCTGGTGACCTTCAGTGGCCCGCCCGGCGTCTACACCTTTACCATCCCCACCGATCCGACCGGCTATACCCGCTCGCCGGGCAATACCGGCACGGCCGCCACGGTGCTCGTGCTGAGTGGGCAAACCGCACCGGCAGTGCCGTTTGGCTATTACCAGCCAGCCCAGATTTCCGGTCAGGTCTTCTTCGACGGCGCGAATGCACCGGCTGATAATGCAGCCAGTGGTGAGCCGGGGGTTGGCAGCGTCACGGTACGGTTGCGAGACGGCAGCGACGCCATCATCACGACGACTACGACCCTCCCCGACGGAACGTTCACCATCTCCAATGTCGCCCTCGGCACGTATCGGCTGGAGTTTGTCAACCCCGATGCAACAAACTTCAGCTTTGTAGCCGCCGATACGGCGGATAACCGCGTTGCCAGCATTGTGAGCAACAACGGTCGCACCGCGCTGTTCACCGTCAACGCCTCGAACCAGAGCATCGTGCGCTCCGCCGCGCTGATCGGGAAGAGTACGGTGAATGGGATCACCTTCGTTGACCAGGCCTATGACGGGCAGCGTAGCGGCGATCCGGCGCTCGCCAACGTGACCGTCAATCTGACCGCGACGGTCGCGCTACCTAATCTGACCACCACCATCACGCGCAGCACCACCACCGACAGTAGCGGCAATTACAGCTTTGGCGGGCTGCCCGGCGGAACAGGGGCAGTTACCTTCACGCTGAGCTTCACCCCACCGCCGGCCACCCCACCGTACCAGGTGACCCAGGCCGATGTGGGAGCGGATGCAACCGATAGCGACGGCGCTGCCGACCTGACCGATCAGCCGCTCGGCGTGGGAACAACTGCCAGCCGCGACCAGGGCTACTACCAGAACGTGACCGTCCAGGCGCGGGTGTTTGAGGAGACCGCTACGATCAACAATACGTTTGAGAGCAGCGAGGCCGGGCTAAATGGTATCACCGTGACTGTGAGCGGGCCGGTGTCCAGTTCGGCACCCACGAACTCATCAGGTCTGGTGACCTTCAGTGGCCCGCCCGGCGTCTACACCTTTACCATCCCCACCGATCCGAGTGGCTATGTTCGCTCGCCGGGCAATACCGGCACGGCTGCCACGGCGCTCGTGCTGAGTGGGCAAACCGCACCGGTAGTGCCGTTTGGCTATTACCAGCCAGCCCAGATTTCCGGTCAGGTCTTCTTCGACGGCGCGAATGCACCGGCTGATAATGCAGCCAGTAGTGAGCCGGGGGTTGGCAGCGTCACGGTACGGTTGCGAGACGGCAGCGACGCCATCATCACGACGACTACGACCCTCCCCGACGGAACGTTCACCATCTCCAATGTCGCCCTCGGCACGTATCGGCTGGAGTTTGTCAACCCCGATGCAACAAACTTCAGCTTTGTAGCCGCCGATACGGCGGATAACCGCGTTGCCAGCATTGTGAGCAACAACGGTCGCACCGCGCTGTTCACCGTCAACGCCTCGAACCAGAGCATCGTGCGCTCCGCCGCGCTGATCGGGAAGAGTACGGTGAATGGGATCACCTTCGTTGACCAGGCCTATGACGGGCAGCGTAGCGGCGATCCGGCGCTCGCCAACGTGACCGTCAATCTGACCGCGACGGTCGCGCTACCTAATCTGACCACCACCATCACGCGCAGCACCACCACCGACAGTAGCGGCAATTACAGCTTTGGCGGGCTGCCCGGCGGAACAGGGGCAGTTACCTTCACGCTGAGCTTCACCCCACCGCCGGCCACCCCACCGTACCAGGTGACCCAGGCCGATGTGGGAGCGGATGCAACCGATAGCGACGGCGCTGCCGACCTGACCGATCAGCCGCTCGGCGTGGGAACAACTGCCAGCCGCGATCAGGGCTACTACCAGAACGTGACCGTACAGGCGCGGGTCTTCCACGAGACGGTGACGATTAACAATACCTTTGAGACCGGTGAAGCTGGTCTGCGGGCAGTCACCGTAAACGTGAGTGGACCAGCGTCAGGTTCGCTGACAACCGACCTCTTTGGTCTGGTGACCTTCAGTGGCCCGCCCGGCGTCTACACCTTTACCGTCCCCACCGATCCGACCGGCTATACCCGATCGCCGGGCAATACCGGCACGGCCGCCACGGCGCTCGTGCTGAGCGGGCAAACTGCACCGGCAGTGCCGTTTGGCTATTACCAGCCAGCCCAGATTTCCGGTCAGGTCTTCTTCGACGGCGCGAATGCACCGGCTGATAATGCAGCCAGTAGTGAGCCGGGGGTTGGCAGCGTCACAGTACGGTTGCGAGACGGCAGCGACGCCATCATCACGACGACTACGACCCTCCCCGACGGAACGTTCACCATCTCCAATGTCGCCCTCGGCACGTATCGGCTAGAGTTTGTCAACCCTGATCCGGCGAACTTCAGCTTTGTGGCCGCTGATACGGCGGATAACCGCGTTGCCAGCATTGTGAGCGACAACGGTCGCACCGCGCTGTTCACCGTCAACGCCTCGAACCAGAGCATCGTGCGCTCCGCCGCGCTGATCGGGAAGAGTACGGTGAATGGGATCACCTTCGTTGACCAGGCCTATGACGGCCAACGGGACACTGGCGATCCGAGACTAGCAAATGTGGCTGTGAACCTGACGGCGACAGTCGCGCTACCTAATCTGACCACCACCATCACGCGCAGCACCACCACCGACAGTAGCGGCAATTACAGCTTTGGCGGGCTGCCCGGCGGAACAGGGGCAGTTACCTTCACGCTGAGCTTCACCCCACCGCCGGCCACCCCACCGTACCAGGTGACCCAGGCCGATGTGGGAGCGGATGCAACCGATAGCGACGGCGCTGCCGACCTGACCGATCAGCCGCTCGGCGTGGGAACAACTGCCAGCCGCGACCAGGGCTACTACCAGAACGTGACCGTACAGGCGCGGGTGTTTGAGGAGACCGCTACGATCAACAATACATTTGAGAGTGGCGAATCCGGTCTGGAGAATATCACCGTAAACGTGAGCGGGCCGGTGTCCAGTTCGGCACCCACGAACTCATCAGGTCTGGTGACCTTCAGTGGCCCGCCCGGCGTCTACACCTTTACCATCCCCACCGATCCGAGTGGCTATGTTCGCTCGCCGGGCAATACCGGCACGGCTGCCACGGCGCTCGTGCTGAGTGGGCAAACCGCACCGGTAGTGCCGTTTGGCTATTACCTCCCGGCGCAGATCAATGGTACCGTCTGGTTTGATACCAACAGCAACGGCATCTTTGATAGCGGTGAGCCGGGGATGGAGAATGTTTCGGTGCGCCTCGTTGGGAATAATAGCGGCGCTGGTACTCCGGTGACAACCAACAGTAGTGGAGCATTCACTATCACCGGTATTGAGCCGACTGGACTGACCAACAGCAGTTATCAGCTCTGTTTCACCGCACCAACAGACTTTGTCTTCACTTCTAAGGGTGATACGCTGACGACCGATAACAACAGCGATGCTAACCCCAGCGGTTGCACCGATAGCTTTACCATCGCTTCAGGTGTGAACATCGGTCATATCGATGCCGGTCTGCGTGGCGCCCTCTCAATCGGCGATCTTATCTGGGAAGATGCCAACGGTAACGGGATTCAAGACTCTGGCGAACAGGCACTGGAGAATGTAACAATCACGATCCAGGTGCAAACCAACGGTGGCGTGATCAACAGCAGTAACCCATCGTTCACGTTCACAACAACCTCAACCGGTGGCAGTGGTCTATCGCCAAACTATTCAATCGGCAATATTCCGCCCGGTAGCACCGTTACCATTCAGGCAGTCAGCCGCTTCGGGTACCTCTTAACCACGGCCAATCAGGGTGGTGACCAGGCAACCGATAGTAACGCTGTTGGTTCATCATTGACGCTTACAACCAATGACATAACGATTGATTTCGGGTTGTACCGGACAACGGCGATTGGGAATCTGGTCTGGTATGACGTGAACGGGAATGGAGTGCGTGATACCGGTGAGCCTGGTATGCCGAATGTGACCATCGCTCTGCGCGATGCGGCCGGAAACACGATCACGTCAACGCAGACGCAAGGCGATGGCAGCTATGCCTTCAGTAACCTGGCGCCGGGCAGCTATTCATTGCGCTTGACAATACCTGCCGGTTATACAACCACCAACAATGGCAGCGGTTCGATCAGTATTGACGATGACAATGACTTCCGTACCGACGGGACAACTGTCAATTTTGTCATTACCAGCGGTCAAGCTCTCGGCGGCGTTGATGCTGGTCTGCGCGGGACTGGGAGCGTGAGCGGTATCGCATGGTTTGACACCAATGAAAATAACGTTCGCGATGCCTCAGAAACGGATCGCGTGAGCGGGGTGCGCGTGACGGTAACCTTTACGCCAACCCTGTTACCAGCTTTGCCGCAGATAATTCAGGTTGCGACTGATACGAATGGCGCTTACAATGTAACCAATCTGCCACCCGGTGAGGTTGCAGTTGTCTTTACTAACCTGGCCGGTTACTTACCGGCGCAGCCAAATGTCGGCGGTGATGATACCATCGACAGTGATGGCCCGGTAGTATCCTTCACGTTGGGGGCTGGACAGAATGCGGTTGTGGACATGGGTTATTACCGACGGGTTCTGGTCTATCTCCCATTAACGATGGTACAGGTACCGCCAGATTTGATCGTGAGCATCCAGGCCACACCGGCCAATCCGAATCTCAACACGCCGGTTACGTATCAGATCACGGTTACCAACGTTGGTCGCGAACCGGCCAGCAACTTCTGGGTAGACCTTTATGTCAATCCGAGAAGGCCGCCAGAGGTCAACGAGCGCTGGAATGATCTGTCACGGCAAGGGTTGGCCTGGTTCTTCGCCGGCACTCTCCAGCCCGGTGAAAGCGTAACCTTGAACAGTCGTCCACGGAGTTCAACAAATCCATACGGTTACGATCCGACCACCAGTTCGCCAACGTGGAACGGGCGGCTACCTCCCGGACGGAACACCATCTACGTATATGTTGATAGCTGGAACCGTGACGAGTCTGGTAACGTGAGTTCACCGTTTGGCGCGGTAGAAGAGGTCAACGAGACCAACAATCGGGCCGAAATCACCATCGTTGTTTCGGAGTAA
- a CDS encoding amidohydrolase family protein encodes MYRTDDGREIFVIDAHTHLWDASPENQRGKLGKGWIDCFYAYHKNLSPADKVWTLEHYERYSVTDMARDLFVEGYVDMCILQSTNLFEFYHTGFNPIERNAQLKEAFPERVILNGSFDPRHGEDGPLGLNALRRAKAQYDIKGVKLYTAEWDKGSRGWKLNDPAAYPFFEECERLGITNIHVHKGPTIWPLDRDAFDVADVDYVATDFPGLTFIVEHCGLPRLEDFCWIATQETNVWGGLAVVMPFIHSRPRYFAEVMANLLYWLGPDKLTFASDYALWTPGWLIEKFMAFELPPDLEAEFGVKLTLETKEKILGLNAARLYGIDVEAKKEQLRNMPVVLDGTTPAMV; translated from the coding sequence ATGTATCGTACCGATGATGGCCGCGAAATCTTCGTCATTGACGCACATACCCATTTATGGGATGCCAGTCCGGAAAATCAGCGTGGGAAGCTCGGCAAAGGTTGGATCGATTGTTTCTATGCATACCATAAGAACCTGTCGCCAGCCGATAAGGTTTGGACACTTGAACATTATGAGCGCTACTCAGTCACAGACATGGCCCGCGACCTGTTCGTTGAAGGCTATGTTGACATGTGCATTCTGCAATCAACGAACCTTTTTGAGTTCTACCACACTGGCTTCAATCCTATCGAGCGCAATGCGCAGTTAAAGGAAGCCTTCCCAGAGCGCGTTATCCTGAACGGTTCATTCGACCCGCGTCACGGTGAGGATGGGCCACTTGGTCTGAACGCATTACGGCGAGCGAAGGCTCAATACGATATTAAAGGTGTTAAGCTGTATACCGCGGAATGGGACAAGGGTTCTCGTGGTTGGAAATTGAACGATCCGGCAGCTTATCCCTTCTTTGAAGAGTGTGAGCGGCTTGGAATTACCAACATTCATGTCCACAAGGGTCCTACCATCTGGCCCCTCGACCGCGATGCGTTTGATGTGGCTGATGTTGACTATGTGGCAACCGATTTTCCTGGACTAACGTTTATTGTTGAGCATTGTGGTCTACCACGTTTGGAAGACTTCTGCTGGATTGCAACGCAAGAAACAAATGTCTGGGGTGGTCTGGCGGTAGTGATGCCCTTCATCCACTCACGTCCACGCTATTTCGCCGAAGTGATGGCAAACCTCCTCTACTGGCTGGGTCCTGATAAGCTGACCTTCGCAAGTGACTATGCTCTGTGGACTCCAGGCTGGCTGATCGAGAAGTTCATGGCTTTTGAACTACCACCCGACCTTGAGGCTGAGTTTGGTGTGAAACTGACCCTAGAGACCAAAGAGAAAATTCTCGGTCTGAATGCAGCACGCCTGTACGGCATTGATGTGGAAGCAAAGAAGGAGCAGCTTCGGAACATGCCGGTAGTGCTTGATGGTACTACTCCTGCCATGGTATGA
- a CDS encoding ATP-binding protein, with product MNETALQIATIADLDALAWQIARLREEFLSNADVDLSSMRTVIRDSWQRCRALAVNAELNLAHFVTTNDQQLRDLYDLNVAFLRAAGPVLPRLRATLGNAGYVVAVSDAEGTLLDVDGDPECRRKLARKGLLPGSNWSEAIAGTNAIGVALATGQVVQLVGAEHYCTGWQDVTCTAAPVFHPDDGHLLGVLDITGDYRLVRPFLTGIMAAAAAEVQRRYRLERVTQSGRSQIFNGWTPPTLASIAPLSTGEQSVRFERLADVMRIVSGVLDPVRTPHIIAEQMGRLLDASGTVLIEGTAIDPPRTYFWTVSGEAGQQASDILRNAIHDPTVLTWRFCDRPFVSSAAVTNYKDEVAGFPLPDIGGVIVAVRIPPRPWTTADQRSGATLAMHSAAMLRYARLYTDLQAYAAQTEVLNTLALFLSTLIDPIRQIDVVLQRILALTRLDIGIIVLKEDRHLAITVVPEIAIDHEQVLALIETVVSTGQPIWLCREHATAQTGNVLPLHDFCDLVALPLILHATNAGALLIGSRIHRHISGEDLTLLLTITQQLGLTLSNAHLRRVASENEALRQANHLKSAFLASVSHDLRSPLTAIRASVEDLLERQHEVPASDHRALLSNIARETARLSRFVDQLLDLSRIEAGTLPIDREWIELNALVDDVITNFQQQYPTCRIELFISPTLPLLYIDPILMAQVLWNIIENAQKYGPPEGPITLEAFCTNTDIVISISDRGPGIPLHERHRIFDRFYRLERDRRSHRSGSGLGLAICHGIVSAHQGNIWVDERPGGGSIFRIILPLINEQPTTWYPVEHSNRASV from the coding sequence ATGAACGAAACAGCGCTGCAAATAGCGACCATAGCAGATCTCGATGCGCTAGCCTGGCAGATTGCCAGACTACGCGAAGAGTTTCTGAGCAATGCCGACGTCGATCTTTCATCAATGCGCACTGTTATTCGTGATTCCTGGCAACGCTGTCGGGCCTTGGCGGTAAATGCTGAACTCAATCTGGCACATTTCGTGACAACCAATGATCAGCAGCTTCGCGATCTCTACGATCTCAATGTAGCATTTCTGCGCGCTGCCGGTCCGGTTCTGCCTCGTTTGCGAGCGACGCTCGGTAACGCTGGTTATGTCGTTGCAGTAAGCGACGCGGAAGGTACATTACTCGATGTTGATGGTGATCCGGAATGCCGACGCAAACTGGCCCGTAAGGGATTACTGCCGGGGAGCAATTGGAGTGAAGCAATTGCTGGGACGAATGCAATCGGGGTTGCGTTGGCGACAGGACAGGTTGTGCAACTGGTTGGCGCTGAACACTACTGTACCGGTTGGCAGGATGTGACTTGCACTGCCGCACCAGTATTTCATCCCGATGATGGTCATCTGTTGGGGGTACTCGACATTACCGGAGATTACCGACTTGTCCGTCCTTTCCTTACCGGCATTATGGCTGCTGCAGCCGCTGAAGTGCAACGACGCTACCGCTTGGAGCGCGTCACACAATCAGGTCGATCCCAGATTTTCAATGGGTGGACGCCACCAACACTGGCCAGCATTGCACCGCTGTCTACCGGTGAGCAATCGGTACGATTCGAGCGTCTGGCCGATGTTATGCGTATCGTTAGTGGTGTCCTTGATCCGGTACGCACCCCTCACATCATTGCCGAACAAATGGGACGCTTACTCGACGCCAGTGGTACCGTGCTGATAGAGGGAACTGCCATTGACCCGCCACGCACATATTTCTGGACAGTATCAGGCGAAGCAGGTCAACAGGCGTCAGATATTCTCCGGAATGCGATACACGATCCGACAGTTCTTACCTGGCGTTTCTGCGACCGTCCATTTGTAAGTAGCGCTGCTGTAACGAACTACAAAGACGAGGTAGCTGGCTTTCCACTACCTGACATTGGCGGTGTTATTGTAGCGGTGCGTATACCACCCCGCCCTTGGACAACTGCCGATCAGCGAAGCGGTGCGACTCTGGCCATGCATAGTGCGGCCATGTTGCGCTATGCGCGTCTCTACACCGACTTGCAGGCGTATGCTGCTCAAACCGAAGTTCTCAATACATTAGCACTCTTTCTTAGCACGCTGATCGATCCGATCCGTCAGATTGATGTCGTTTTGCAGCGTATTCTTGCACTTACTCGTCTCGATATTGGAATCATTGTGTTAAAAGAGGATCGACATCTGGCTATTACTGTTGTGCCTGAAATCGCAATCGATCATGAGCAGGTACTGGCTCTGATTGAAACGGTGGTAAGCACAGGTCAGCCAATCTGGCTCTGTCGCGAACATGCGACTGCTCAGACAGGAAATGTCCTTCCTTTACACGATTTTTGTGATCTTGTCGCATTACCGCTCATCCTCCACGCAACAAATGCAGGGGCTCTACTAATTGGCAGTCGTATCCATCGGCATATCAGTGGTGAAGACTTGACCCTGTTACTCACGATTACCCAGCAGTTAGGACTGACACTAAGTAATGCTCATCTGCGACGGGTAGCAAGTGAAAACGAGGCACTGCGGCAAGCCAATCATTTAAAAAGTGCGTTTTTGGCGAGCGTATCACATGATCTTCGCTCGCCGTTAACCGCTATTCGTGCATCAGTTGAAGATCTACTGGAACGTCAGCACGAGGTGCCAGCCAGTGACCATCGTGCCCTGCTGTCGAATATTGCTCGTGAAACGGCACGATTGAGCCGTTTTGTTGATCAATTGCTCGATCTTTCGCGTATTGAAGCCGGTACACTTCCAATCGATCGTGAGTGGATTGAGCTAAACGCCTTAGTTGACGATGTAATAACCAACTTCCAGCAACAATATCCTACCTGCCGGATTGAATTATTTATATCACCAACACTGCCGTTGTTGTACATCGACCCTATACTTATGGCACAAGTGTTGTGGAATATTATTGAAAATGCCCAGAAATATGGACCACCTGAAGGACCTATCACGCTAGAGGCATTTTGCACTAATACCGATATCGTGATCAGTATCAGTGATCGCGGTCCGGGAATTCCGCTTCATGAACGACATCGAATCTTTGATAGATTTTATCGCTTGGAACGCGACCGTCGCAGCCATCGTAGTGGTAGTGGATTAGGTCTTGCAATCTGCCACGGCATTGTTTCCGCACACCAGGGAAATATCTGGGTTGATGAGCGACCTGGTGGTGGCAGTATCTTTCGGATTATCTTGCCGTTGATTAACGAACAACCAACTACCTGGTATCCGGTAGAGCATTCCAACAGAGCGTCAGTATGA
- a CDS encoding NAD(P)-dependent alcohol dehydrogenase, protein MRAARLHEYDEHLNVQLQLEDVPLPKITKPGEVIVRIGAAGLCRTDLHIIEGVWKDIQDPQRTLLPYILGHENAGWVEEVGPGVTSVKVGDPVICHPLRSCGICLGCRRGEDMYCEHGSFPGLNCDGGFAEYMLTNERALIKLNPNVAPVDVAPLADAGITAYRVAKKAARKLSPGQYCVILGVGGLGHIALQSVRELCGARIIAVDRSEAARKLARDLGAHYVLDGTDTIVQEVKDLTHGGAHVVIDFVGELGAEQISWQMLRQGGTHFVVGYGGAIHVPTVHMIITEIAIEGSLVGNYIELVELMELNAEGRVKLHGKQYRLDQINQAIDDFKHRRIVGRAVIVP, encoded by the coding sequence ATGCGTGCTGCCCGTCTACACGAGTACGATGAACATCTCAACGTCCAACTGCAACTCGAAGATGTGCCGCTACCGAAGATTACGAAGCCCGGTGAGGTGATTGTCCGTATCGGCGCAGCCGGTCTCTGTCGTACCGATCTTCACATCATCGAGGGGGTCTGGAAAGATATTCAAGATCCGCAACGTACTCTGCTACCTTACATTCTCGGTCACGAGAATGCAGGGTGGGTTGAGGAAGTTGGTCCTGGTGTGACCTCGGTAAAGGTCGGTGATCCGGTCATTTGTCATCCCTTGCGGTCATGCGGTATCTGCCTTGGTTGTCGGCGTGGCGAAGATATGTACTGCGAACATGGCAGCTTCCCTGGCCTCAACTGTGATGGTGGTTTTGCCGAGTACATGTTGACTAACGAACGAGCGCTAATCAAACTCAATCCAAATGTCGCTCCGGTCGATGTAGCACCGTTAGCTGATGCCGGGATCACTGCTTATCGCGTAGCTAAGAAGGCAGCACGCAAGTTGAGCCCCGGTCAATATTGCGTAATCCTTGGCGTTGGCGGTCTAGGTCATATTGCATTACAATCGGTACGCGAACTCTGCGGAGCACGAATTATCGCTGTTGATCGCTCAGAGGCAGCACGAAAACTGGCCCGTGATTTGGGGGCACACTATGTTCTTGATGGAACCGATACAATCGTACAGGAGGTTAAGGACTTAACGCATGGTGGAGCACATGTGGTGATTGATTTTGTTGGCGAGTTGGGCGCCGAGCAAATCTCCTGGCAGATGTTGCGTCAGGGCGGTACTCATTTTGTCGTCGGGTATGGCGGTGCGATCCATGTACCTACTGTCCATATGATCATCACCGAGATTGCAATTGAGGGAAGTCTGGTCGGTAATTACATTGAGCTGGTTGAACTGATGGAGTTGAACGCTGAAGGACGAGTGAAGCTCCATGGCAAACAATACCGCCTCGACCAGATCAATCAAGCAATTGACGATTTCAAACATCGACGAATTGTAGGTAGAGCTGTAATTGTACCATGA
- a CDS encoding metal-sulfur cluster assembly factor, which translates to MPTIAEVYRALAEVYDPELDTPITELGFINEVQIDGGRVTVTYTVPTFWCAPNFVFMMSQDIRHEVGQIPGVNQVTVIVRNNCLADEINSGINAGRSFLETFPNDVDRQSDLEALRHTFIVKGFLARQDVLIRRMRQVGLSDAAILGLRIGDVTVSGEDLIVQTTPPRRIPLAAADLQRYLHKRHRLHLAVTVDARLFTTVTDQPIAEADLLAYLRYSRSARLNIAFNTSLCEGLLRTQFFPERQYDYSSVGDRLIVE; encoded by the coding sequence ATGCCGACAATTGCCGAAGTCTATCGTGCTCTGGCCGAAGTCTACGATCCGGAACTTGATACACCAATCACTGAGTTGGGATTTATCAACGAAGTGCAAATTGATGGCGGACGGGTAACAGTGACGTATACCGTGCCAACCTTCTGGTGTGCACCAAACTTCGTTTTTATGATGTCACAGGATATCCGTCACGAGGTAGGACAGATTCCAGGGGTAAATCAGGTCACCGTGATCGTTCGCAACAATTGTCTCGCTGATGAGATAAACAGCGGGATTAATGCCGGACGAAGTTTTCTCGAAACGTTTCCGAACGACGTTGATCGCCAGTCTGATCTTGAAGCATTGCGTCATACATTTATCGTCAAAGGGTTTCTGGCGCGCCAGGATGTCTTGATCCGCCGTATGCGACAGGTCGGCTTAAGCGATGCAGCCATTCTCGGTTTGCGTATTGGTGACGTGACAGTATCAGGTGAAGACCTGATCGTGCAAACAACGCCTCCTCGGCGTATTCCATTGGCCGCAGCCGATCTGCAACGGTATCTCCATAAGCGACACCGATTACATCTGGCAGTGACCGTTGATGCGCGGCTGTTCACCACTGTCACGGATCAGCCGATTGCAGAAGCCGATCTGCTAGCCTATCTGCGCTACTCACGTTCGGCTCGTCTTAATATTGCCTTCAACACCAGCCTCTGTGAAGGACTGCTGAGGACACAATTCTTCCCCGAACGGCAATACGACTACTCCAGTGTTGGTGATCGCCTGATAGTTGAATAG